The following DNA comes from Capsicum annuum cultivar UCD-10X-F1 chromosome 7, UCD10Xv1.1, whole genome shotgun sequence.
TATCCTTAAAAGAAAGTTGATCACTTTACAATAAGGAAGATTTGATCAATACTAATCTTGATATTGCAtttttttcttcactctgttGGGGACAAGTTGGGCCAATGCATAGAGAGAAGAGAAGGGTTGGAAAATTCAGATTTTTCCAATACCATTAAGCTGCAACTTCAATCTTAATCATCCATGCTGAATCGAAATAGAAAGAGAGAAATATGATCATTTATCATGTAACCGATTTTAATTGGTTTGAGATTGAGGCATAATggttatcaatttttttcttgtttttttgggCACAGATTGTATATATCTTTGGATGCTTTAATTTTTGTCTCTACTACTtgattaaagaaaataagtgGGTCAAAGTATCCCTAACTATTACCTAATTTCCCAAGGCAAACAATTTTAAAGAATATTTGTCCTGTAACTCTAATtcagaagaatttttttttagaaaactttGCACAGGGTATAAATTCAGATGGCATACTCTGTCCCTTAGAGCATTCGTTCACTAATATGAACTTAAGATctataaaatctaaatttgaacTTAAGATATAACTCGTGTTTCGGAATATAATTTTGGGATATAATTTTGTAATGTAAATTCCTAAGGCAGAAAAAATTAGCTAGGTACATATTATGTCTTAAGAAGTTTATACATGAACTTATACCTTGTGAGGCACAACCTTGTAAGGTGATGCCTGTCTAGCAAATTTGTACGAATTTTGTTTgtcttgcaatttttttttaacattacCGATACTTTTGTCCACGTATATTACTTAAAATGGTgaagaataaaaatcaaaaattacaaatttaaaggataaaaattaaaaaatatccaaaataggaTATTCGTTTAAATGACCcaattgttattgatattgtccGGACACAttatcatctttttaatttttccagAAGACGGTAGATGCCGTGCCGTGAGTCGTGactaaacaaatataaaaaaaacactACGTATTTAATATTACTTACGAATTAAATGGCAACACGTGTGATACTTATGAGCTGATAATCCAGTTGAAGACTGTTCAAACTTTCGTAGAAAGTAATATTGCATGCCTACGTAAACTCCAACCCTAAGTTTACTTGAATTTGGTTTGAGTTCACTATAAATAATAACATGAGGGTTTTGCATTAAATTTCTCATTGCCTTAGTGCCTTGTTCCTCCAGTTTGTTTGCTTCCCCAACTATTCCACATCTTGCCAAAGGTAAGTCTCTTCACTTTGCTTTGAGATTATTGTTCATGAGTGTTTTTTTGGTTCCGTAGACGGTACCCATATTGGATTCCGACTAATCTTGGAACAACTGAGTATGGCCTATTTGCGGTTAGTGCTTCCATAACCGGGCTCACAATTATTAAGGAAGGAATAATTGTGTCCACTGCACCACATCATTCGGTGGTAGATATTGTTCCTGAGTTAATTACTTTTAGTTGCCATGATTAATTAGATGAATATAATTTCATCATGATTCGTTAGTTTGAGATTgatattctttttcaaatttcatgATGCATCTGAAATTCCAGTGAATCCAGCAATCTTATTTGCCCCGTAATAATTCTGTTTCATAGTTGATCTTGATTTGATGTCTGGTGAATGACATGCCCATAGTTGAACCTTATAAATCTTTTGCCCAATTTATTCAAATGGAAAGGCAAATAATGGTTGGAATTTTCTCGATTTTTCTAGTACTTAGGTTTACTATGTTAGGACTTAGGATCTACTAGTACCTCATCAATTGAGTGTAAAATAGTTACATGAACAATCATTGGCAGGATTAGATGTTTTTCTTAGAGTAGAACCCATGATCCATGATACGAAAATCAAAAtcagaataatgaataaaaaggcATCATGATAGAGAAATTCATAGAGCTAATAGGATAGTAGAGTTGATAGCGAGAATTGAGATGATGAAAATAGAGATCATACTGCCAAACAGAAGTTAAACATAGTGAATTTAATGCAATCATTGTTGTAGTGCAAatcatagtattttttttttacattgttTAAGTGTGAATCTTCTAAAGGCTTGTGTTTCTTTTGATCGTTTCAGTAGACCTTAAAATGCCATCTGCAAGTCCTGATCCAACTGAGGAAGAAAGGGAACAATTTGCTGAAGTTGATCCATCCGGGAGGTTTGGCCGATACGCCGAGCTGCTTGGCCATGGCGCAGTGAAGAAAGTATACAGGGCATTTGATATACAAGAAGGCAGAGATGTTGCCTGGAATCAGATCAAATTGAGCAAATTCAGCGACGCGCCTTACATCATCAGTAAAATCCATTCGGAGATCGCGTTGTTGAAGAACTTGAAAAATGACAACATCATAGTACTATACCATTTCTGGAAAGACAAGGAACATAACATCCTCAATTTCATCACTGAGGAATGTGCCTCTGGTAATTTGAGGGATTATAGGAAGAAGCATCGTCACGTTTCCATCAAGGCGCTGAAGAAGTGGTCTAGGCAGATATTACAGGGCCTGAATTATCTACACACTCATGACCCTTGTGTCATTCATAGGGATCTCAATTGCAGCAACATATTTATCAATGGGAATGTTGGGAAGGTAATGAACTGATCATTATATATATCTTCAGTTTATTTTATGTGAATTGAGCTGTTAAATTCTTAGCTTAATGTTCCTCTCATCTAAAGCATAGTTCTTTGTCAATATTTTGTATGAAACCTTTAAAGTACATTTGCACAACTGGACATACTCATACAGCATCCACACTTAATTCTGATACCCGTACCGAGTCTTCTAGTAGCAATGAAAGGATGGTAGGAGTTTGATGCTAGGTATATACTACTCATATAGGATCATCAATATTGCTTTTAAGATTGTGCAACATGttttgaacaaaataaaaatatcttttcaaattcCATTGGACTCGACTAGAGTAATACTTACATTATAGGAATCATATTTGTTGAAAGGTTACACCCTGTGTAcgatgaaattttattaaattgaaatccgtacaaaatatgaattatattaaattcaaaatatattaatcccaaataaatattgcgggttagtataattggattaattattttggTCCAAACATGTGTGTATTTAAATAAAGTCCAATATTTATTGGGCtaatccattaatttgggctagaAATAATGAGTCCattttgctaagcccaagatattctagaggcccaaaagagtgccacgtgtcaaatgacgtggcatgccaagtcaagggaaggatccaataggaccatgccacatgtcaaaatgatgcagcaggctcAATGAAATCAAAGCCCAAAAATGACGccacgtcacttgaatttgattggacaaagaaagtccatcttcatcatgactctttcctttccacaactataaataggggtgtcataattcagaaaaaggacccccagaactctaacaagaagcaagagaaaactcgtggatcaaacgctgCAAAAAgcccttgaaatcaagaacaagtcaagatcaagttcctcaaatcaataaatcaagttcaaattcaggATCAAactttaaacccttgaatttgtatttgaaaaggcgaatcagaggattcatagagattgtaacactcacatattgaaatcaataaattgattgttgcaatattttcttatcCCGATTATTTATTTTTCCGGCTCGAAATTTTACCATCCAAAAAATTCTGGCACTctcagtgggacaatctctacctctcatttcaacttttcatactttaaagtttaagaacaacgaaatgacttccaagaaggtcaactctcaatcaactgcttccaagactgttgattcaaagttctctgctgaagtgGAAAGCATCCTTGGTATTACTTTCGGAAGCTTGGGAGCTGTCATaaggagcaaggcaggcttgctaggacaataaacacatccagtgtcgtccgcgccaactccagtttttggatcttcaaccccaaaaggaacgAAGTCCAATACAAGTGCTCTGGACGGAGAAAACGGTGTAGTGGAATCACTTAGTAAGACTCTAGTTCTACTTGAGCATtccggttccaaatactctggaaCGCGTTATCTCCACCTACACCACAGAAGAtgagcacttcaaagatcaacttatatGATAATCCATGTTAATATCCAACGTCTCCAGTGATCATGCAAGCGATGGTGACTGATGCCTCGTCTATGAAGGTGTAGCTTGCGAATTTGGCAAAGGCAATTGAGGGCCtgaccaaatatgttcagaatcaagatgctCAGATTGATAAGAGAGTAGATAGAATGGAAGGACTGATAGATGAAGAGTCTAGTCATGCACCTGGAAAATCTCCAGAGGCTCACGAGACAGAACATcttgtgaaacaaacaccaccaactaatgaggtgcaagtttcttctgagggaatgatcccgattgagCAATTGAAGGAATTCATTGAAAGGACCcttaaagacaagtatgatgttgtcaccaagtctttccttgcgtatgccaagccctacactgcgagaatagatagcctcaaaatgcctgccaGCTATCAACCctccaaatttcaataatttgagggcaaagaGAACCCAAAACAGCATATTGCACACTTTGTTGAGAgatgtaataatgctggaacttatagtaactatcttgtcaaacagtttgtttGTTCCCTAAAAGGAAacacctttgattggtatacggaccTTGATCCTAATTCCattgatagttgggagcaattggagcacGAATTCCTAAATTACTcttatagcacaaggcgtacagtAAGCATGGTAGAGCTTAAAAATACTcagcaaagaaaggatgaaaCAGTCATTGAATTTACCAATtgatggagaaatgctagcctaaactgcaaagTTAGGTTCAacgaagcttctgcaatagagatgcgcgtccaaggaatgcactgggagcttctctacatcttgcaaggcattaatcctaaattctttgaagagttagctactcgtgctcacgatatggagttgagcatgtcttctactGGAAAGGGAGCAACGcttatccatgaccctcgaaggggaaaggataagcaggaacccaaaagatggggcaagtttaTCCCCAAAAATAACAACAAGGAATTTATGAACGTGTCTCCTGTGAAGTTCACCACGAAGGTGAGCAAAAATCAAAGTGTGAAGACAACTTCTGGAGCATTTTtgaatcagaaaactttaaaggagatgcaagaaaagaaatatcccttccttgattctgatgttgttgagatttttgatgaactccttgagcatagctcattgaactcccagagataAAGCGTCCCAAcgaagctggaaggaccaatgaccctaattattgcaaatatcataggcttgtaAGTCACCCTTTGAAAaaatgctttgtctttaaagacaaagtcatgcaactagcaaatgagaagaagatcttcttcgacgatgagacgaccagttctcatcaaatctctatcacttttggctcgctcGATCCAGTCCAAATATGCACTGAAGAACAAAATTAAAAACTATTAGAGCTTGATAGGTCTTCAGTTGACGAAGGCGATGACGAAGGTTGGACTCTGTGACCAGGCGCAGACATAGAAAGTTGAGTCTACGAAAGGATTCGTCCGAGCAACCAACTAGAAGAAAGATGGTAAGAAAATTAATGAAACAAAGGCTAGTCCAACTTCTAAAAAATACAAGGGTAATGGAGCTTCACCACAAAAAACCACGGTGTCCAGTAACTTTGGAAGAATTCTTATCAAGTTGGTTTCTTGCAAAGACtgctcaagtcaaccttgaggtgtcttgttttaatactgccaaagaAGAGGGGCAAAGGGTGAAAACCCACCCATGGAGGTTTCTCCATCTTCTGAAAAGCCTACGGAGCCACTTGGCTaagaggcacatgtatgtgatacaaaaatcaaatttacaaatAGTAACCTTCTGCTTGGGGGAACCCTACACAATCATCCCTTATACATGGTAGGTCAAGTTCTaggaaaaagaataaataaaatcttGATTGATGAGGTATCTGGAGTTAACATCCTGCCTATCCGTACAATGAAGGAACTGGGCATCGGTATCGATGAACTGACCGAAAGTCGTATAATGGTCCAAGACTTCAACTAAGGGGGCTAGAGGGCCATGAGAGCTGTCAGGTTGaggattcgtatggatgattttcaataaAATACATTGATGTATGTGATTGATGCCAAAACATCATACAACatattacttggtaggccttGAGTACACGAGAACATAATTATCTCGttctcttactatcaatgcttgaagtacctcaaaggCAGAgttgaaagaaagatagttgccgatCACAaaccattcactgaagctgagtcactcTTTGccaatgcaaaattctacttaaaaatTATGTTGTGAATAAGAAAAGGATtgagatgtcaccaagaccaagtgtgatgatcttgcatctaagaaggtcgcggtGATTATTGAAAAAGTTGCCACCAAGAAGCCCCTCTTCACTTTGAATAAAAAAAGCGTCGCACCTAcgaaaaagaaggcaactcccATTCTTCGATACGTACCAAAGCTAAAGAAAGAGGAAGGTCACCCATCTGATGTCTAAGATAATGTCCTAAAAGGGCTAACTTTTCCTATTAGTAGGATTGACataataaatccatcctcaataCTACTTGGAGAGTTTGTGGCTCAAAATCCGtcacaagatatgacacttccGATGAAACGTACGAAGGATGGCTTCGACCCAAATGCATaaaagctatttgtaaaggctggatataaccctaatgagccatcaaggttggacAAACTTTCATTGGAAGGTATTATCAGCCAGGTatgtgaaggcctaggatacataCAGCCATCTTTGATTCACATCTCCTTAAGAAGGATGGTTAGTAACTACATTATTGTAGAAGAAGAGTCTACTGCATCCAACAAAAGGCCTTCTATCTTTGaccgacttggagaatcaactgcAAAAACTTCTGTGTTTGAAAGGTTGAGAccctaaataagaagaaaagcaacAAACTTCAGAGAAGTCGTCAAATCACGATGAtgcactcttcacttaaaatccagaaggatttccaaagtttaaTCCCTTCTAGAATGAGGCGATAGATGGAGCTGGTAGTTTCATACAATGAGGTGCTAAAAGCAAAGGCTCATACTGTGTTTTATACCAAGCAACTCGAGGAAGATGAAGagagtgttggctcctcatatcatgttatgacccagaatgagaaagatgtcttgtctcaaatgaaggttgataaaGAGATAAAAGATGCTttttggtgttatcatatatccgtCAACAATAATGACCCTCAAGAGGAgaaagatgctggagatgctccatcacAACTTAAAGAAGGATTAAAGTCCACAATAGATCCCTCGaagaaagttaatcttggaaTCGATGAAAACCCAAGACATACTTATCTGAGAGCATTTCTAAAAGTGGAGGAGAAAATTGCTTATATGGGCATACTcgaagaatatatggatgtcttcacttggagctataaggaaatgcctggcttagataaaaaaataacaGTCCATTagttggcggtcaagaatggtgctcgtcctgttaagcaagcccaaaggtgctttaggccagagttggttaCAGTAAttaaaaatgaagttaacaaactcattgaagctggaTTTATTCGTGAATTCAAATTTCCTATGTGTATTTTAAGTATTGTTCTagtacggaagaagaatggccaaatttgagtttgtgtcgactttcaGGATCTCAACAACATCTGCCCTAAGGATGGATTTCTaatccccataccagagttgatgattgatgccaccactggttatgaggtaatgtccttcatggatggtccATTTGGCTACAATCAAATCTATATGGTACTAAAGAATAAAGAACTCACTGTATTTCATACGCCttaaggtatttattgctacaaggtgatgccttttagTTTGAAGAACACTGgagccacttatcaaagggctttACAAAACATCTTTGACGGCCTGCTCCATACAAATGTTGAATGCTATGTAGATGATCTAGTTTTGAAGTCAAtaaagagagacgaccacttaaaagacctaagaatggtgttcgagttacttcgaagatatcaa
Coding sequences within:
- the LOC107878144 gene encoding probable serine/threonine-protein kinase WNK11, with translation MPSASPDPTEEEREQFAEVDPSGRFGRYAELLGHGAVKKVYRAFDIQEGRDVAWNQIKLSKFSDAPYIISKIHSEIALLKNLKNDNIIVLYHFWKDKEHNILNFITEECASGNLRDYRKKHRHVSIKALKKWSRQILQGLNYLHTHDPCVIHRDLNCSNIFINGNVGKVKIGDLGLATIVGKSHAAHSLLGTPEYMAPELYEENYTELVDIYSFGMCLIEMTTMEIPYSECDSIAKLYRKVTSGIKPQAFNKVNDTELKDFIERCIGQPRARPSAADLLKDPFLSDVADYENDFNC